A genomic stretch from Bacillus sp. N1-1 includes:
- a CDS encoding DUF4176 domain-containing protein, which produces MNNELRPKLKDLGMKKIQQLFGETAFASEIHEFANLFLEDESVFTHLHDTYRHQLDSLEVTSQGIDIFYQKEQGLHTISFWDKSFSLDDASYVPFLTYAIDLMREVLPLGTVVELDPRYFKPGESASEPIKVVITGRFVFPENYRSYFPYTGVVYPFGELNKGNTIHFTYPLIQKVVHMGYKDDMEESFEYLMKEELLLDKGITSIEFSDEDMRKIQNLSSRGQVSDNAIV; this is translated from the coding sequence ATGAACAACGAATTGAGGCCGAAGTTAAAAGATTTAGGGATGAAAAAAATACAACAGCTTTTTGGAGAGACGGCGTTTGCATCAGAGATTCATGAGTTTGCGAATTTGTTTTTGGAAGACGAGTCTGTTTTCACCCATTTGCATGATACCTATAGACATCAACTCGATTCATTAGAGGTAACGAGTCAGGGTATCGATATTTTTTATCAAAAGGAACAAGGCCTTCACACGATTTCTTTTTGGGATAAGAGTTTTTCGTTAGACGATGCTTCTTATGTGCCATTTCTGACTTATGCTATTGATCTAATGCGTGAGGTTTTGCCACTAGGTACTGTGGTTGAATTGGATCCACGCTATTTTAAACCGGGTGAGTCTGCTTCCGAACCGATTAAAGTGGTGATTACTGGCCGGTTTGTTTTTCCGGAAAATTATCGTTCGTATTTTCCTTACACCGGTGTCGTGTATCCATTTGGCGAATTGAACAAAGGAAACACCATCCATTTTACGTATCCATTGATTCAGAAGGTTGTCCATATGGGCTATAAAGATGATATGGAAGAGTCATTTGAATATCTAATGAAAGAAGAATTACTTCTGGATAAAGGGATCACGTCTATTGAGTTTTCGGACGAGGACATGAGGAAGATTCAGAATCTAAGTAGTCGAGGGCAGGTGAGCGATAATGCAATTGTATGA
- the helD gene encoding RNA polymerase recycling motor HelD: MDSKLLQEKKRLDSVMGTIQEEVQRLEDETSRRKNEVVHIRKHFWDEVKVNTDTFDDYLETIIGLRQEAQALSVSQSSHRHASKRLSTLRRMEEVPYFGRIDFREEGSSDQEQIYIGISSLRDASGDNFLIYDWRAPVSSVYYDYPPGPATYDTPGGEVQGTLEKKWQYLIRGGILQSMFDTSLTIGDEILQEVLGRGTDKQMHNIVATIQQDQNRIIRHDRGRLLIVHGAAGSGKTSAALQRIAYLLYRDRDHLNAEQIILFSPNTMFNSYVSNVLPELGEENMQQVTFQEYLNHRLSEEFDVENPYEQLEYVLTGSHTPSYRARIAGIKCKTSTRYFGAINDYLESLEQSGMRFHDVTFRGTPIVSAQQMVDRFYRADTSLRLQNRLEKLKEWILKQINEFEKAEWNQPWVQEKMELLSNEEYHTLQAFLAKKRGIEGEAIYEYEVEPKELARLIVRKMLKPLRKKIKELRFVDFKAIYKQLFADPMQLKRLKMETPKEWTAICQATIQSLDAGHLRYEDATPFLYVKEQIQGFQTNSSIKHIVVDEAQDYSAFQFEFLKRLFPSSKMTVLGDFNQAIFAHASEMADFNSLMDLYGADKTEVINIARSYRSTKPIIEFTRRLVPNGDKIIPFDRDGTIPELKQVEDDAELYGSISSKVAEYRDQGLNSIAIICKSAEESFRAYEGLSGIDGIKLLKSNSTEYEQGVVVVPSYLSKGIEFDAVIIYDASERVYGDESLKRIFYTACTRAMHVLQLYSVGEPSSLLRQAFQEGVIES, encoded by the coding sequence ATGGATTCGAAACTGCTGCAGGAAAAGAAGCGATTGGACAGTGTCATGGGAACTATTCAAGAGGAAGTTCAACGATTAGAAGACGAAACCTCCAGACGTAAAAATGAAGTGGTTCATATTCGCAAACACTTTTGGGATGAAGTGAAGGTGAATACGGATACCTTCGATGATTACCTGGAGACGATCATCGGATTAAGGCAAGAGGCTCAAGCCCTTTCGGTTAGTCAGAGCTCTCATAGGCATGCCTCCAAACGCTTATCCACACTGCGTCGTATGGAGGAAGTTCCTTATTTCGGGCGTATTGATTTTAGAGAAGAAGGTTCATCAGATCAGGAACAAATCTATATTGGCATCAGCTCATTAAGAGATGCGAGCGGCGATAACTTCTTGATCTACGATTGGAGAGCACCGGTCTCAAGCGTCTATTATGACTACCCGCCAGGTCCTGCGACATATGATACACCGGGAGGCGAAGTTCAGGGCACGCTTGAGAAGAAGTGGCAATATCTTATTCGCGGTGGCATTTTGCAGTCCATGTTTGATACAAGTCTCACGATTGGCGATGAAATTTTGCAGGAGGTTTTGGGCCGGGGCACAGATAAACAGATGCATAACATTGTCGCTACCATTCAGCAGGATCAAAACCGCATTATCCGTCATGATCGTGGAAGGCTCTTGATTGTTCACGGGGCGGCAGGCAGTGGCAAGACTTCAGCTGCGCTGCAGCGGATTGCGTATTTATTATACAGAGATCGAGATCATTTGAATGCTGAGCAAATTATTCTATTTTCACCTAACACGATGTTTAACAGCTACGTATCCAATGTGTTGCCAGAGCTCGGTGAGGAAAATATGCAGCAGGTGACTTTCCAGGAATACCTGAACCATCGGCTTAGTGAAGAGTTTGACGTTGAGAATCCATATGAACAGCTGGAATACGTGTTAACCGGAAGTCATACACCATCTTACAGGGCAAGGATCGCGGGGATTAAATGTAAAACATCGACTCGTTATTTTGGTGCGATCAATGATTATTTAGAGTCCCTGGAGCAGTCTGGGATGCGGTTTCATGACGTGACCTTCAGAGGGACACCGATTGTTTCTGCACAGCAGATGGTAGACAGGTTTTATCGTGCTGACACGTCACTTCGTTTACAAAATAGACTTGAAAAGCTGAAGGAGTGGATCCTGAAGCAAATCAATGAGTTTGAGAAAGCGGAATGGAATCAGCCGTGGGTGCAGGAGAAAATGGAACTGCTTAGCAATGAGGAGTACCATACCCTACAAGCTTTTCTCGCGAAAAAACGTGGCATTGAAGGAGAAGCGATCTATGAGTATGAGGTGGAGCCAAAAGAATTAGCTCGCTTAATCGTTCGTAAAATGCTGAAGCCGCTGCGAAAGAAAATCAAGGAATTGCGCTTTGTTGATTTTAAAGCGATCTACAAACAGCTTTTTGCTGATCCGATGCAGCTGAAGCGGCTAAAAATGGAGACGCCGAAGGAATGGACAGCGATTTGTCAGGCAACGATCCAATCGCTGGATGCAGGTCATTTGCGCTATGAAGATGCGACACCGTTTTTATATGTAAAAGAGCAGATTCAGGGCTTTCAGACAAACAGCTCCATTAAGCATATCGTGGTGGATGAGGCGCAGGATTACTCGGCTTTTCAATTTGAGTTTCTAAAGCGCCTGTTTCCATCCTCCAAAATGACGGTTCTTGGGGACTTTAATCAGGCGATCTTTGCCCATGCAAGTGAAATGGCTGATTTTAACTCACTAATGGACTTATATGGAGCGGACAAAACTGAAGTGATCAACATAGCACGAAGCTACCGTTCCACTAAGCCAATCATTGAATTTACGCGAAGGCTCGTGCCTAATGGGGATAAGATTATCCCCTTTGATCGAGATGGAACGATTCCAGAGCTGAAACAAGTGGAGGATGACGCAGAGCTTTATGGCAGCATCTCTTCAAAAGTAGCGGAATACCGAGATCAGGGGTTAAACAGTATTGCGATCATCTGCAAATCAGCAGAAGAAAGCTTCCGTGCCTATGAGGGTCTGTCTGGTATTGATGGGATCAAGCTCTTGAAAAGCAACTCTACTGAATATGAACAGGGAGTGGTTGTCGTCCCGTCGTATTTATCCAAGGGAATCGAGTTTGATGCTGTGATCATTTATGATGCCTCAGAACGTGTCTATGGAGATGAAAGCTTGAAAAGGATTTTTTATACCGCGTGTACGAGAGCGATGCATGTTTTGCAATTGTATAGTGTTGGAGAGCCGAGTTCGCTGTTACGACAAGCGTTTCAAGAAGGGGTTATTGAATCGTGA
- the larB gene encoding nickel pincer cofactor biosynthesis protein LarB — translation MGASSLDDVLNRVKEGSMDIKEAKTLLSSFEDIGFAKVDHQREDRTGFPEVIFGEGKTVEQMIDIIESLKKNTNRVLATRISEEKAEKVMSVVADLDYNESARTLFWRHPDEPALLYNGYIAVLCAGTSDLPVAEEAAVTAEAFGASVKRMYDVGVAGIHRLFHHLEEIENATVAITVAGMEGALTSVVGGLISNPIVAVPTSIGYGANFQGVSSLLSMLNACSPGISVMNIDNGFGAGYYATLIHKNHRNTILD, via the coding sequence ATGGGAGCATCAAGCTTAGATGACGTTCTAAATCGAGTGAAAGAAGGAAGTATGGACATAAAGGAAGCGAAGACACTGCTTTCTTCTTTTGAAGATATCGGGTTTGCGAAAGTGGATCACCAGCGGGAAGACCGGACTGGTTTTCCTGAAGTGATCTTTGGTGAAGGAAAAACAGTAGAACAAATGATTGATATTATTGAGTCTCTTAAGAAGAACACGAACCGCGTACTAGCAACAAGGATTTCCGAGGAAAAAGCAGAAAAGGTGATGAGTGTTGTAGCGGACCTTGACTACAATGAGTCTGCTCGCACCTTATTCTGGAGGCATCCCGATGAACCGGCTCTTCTCTATAATGGCTATATTGCCGTATTGTGTGCTGGTACTTCAGATCTTCCTGTCGCTGAAGAAGCAGCTGTAACAGCAGAAGCATTCGGGGCTTCGGTGAAACGTATGTATGATGTGGGTGTAGCCGGCATTCATCGTCTCTTTCATCATCTGGAGGAAATCGAAAATGCAACGGTAGCGATTACGGTTGCGGGAATGGAAGGTGCACTGACTAGTGTTGTCGGTGGATTGATTAGTAATCCGATTGTGGCGGTGCCGACGAGCATTGGTTATGGTGCTAATTTTCAGGGGGTTTCGTCGTTATTATCAATGCTCAATGCTTGTTCACCAGGAATTAGTGTGATGAATATCGACAATGGATTTGGTGCTGGTTACTATGCAACATTGATTCATAAAAATCATCGTAATACGATACTAGACTAG
- a CDS encoding immunity protein YezG family protein, with protein MSFETKLNELYKEIAQQVNDMIPTEWNNLFFNGEVKDGEGGVFFFFTPKGEEQHVFSHYIPKLYSVDKRAYKKELHKLFQLTVELQKVFTDFDQDPWFSVTLLLNDTGKLKVHFDYTNWHESEFGPTDRIKYFEYKYVNQNKEKIDLGLIGRMKEFEEK; from the coding sequence ATGAGTTTTGAAACAAAATTAAACGAGTTGTATAAAGAAATTGCACAACAGGTTAATGATATGATTCCTACTGAATGGAATAATTTGTTTTTTAATGGCGAAGTTAAGGATGGAGAAGGAGGCGTTTTTTTCTTTTTTACTCCTAAAGGCGAGGAACAACACGTTTTTTCACATTATATTCCAAAATTATATAGTGTAGATAAAAGAGCTTATAAAAAAGAACTACACAAATTATTTCAACTAACGGTTGAACTCCAAAAAGTTTTTACTGATTTTGACCAAGATCCTTGGTTTTCCGTGACATTATTATTAAATGATACAGGTAAATTAAAGGTGCATTTTGATTATACAAATTGGCATGAAAGTGAATTTGGTCCAACAGATAGAATAAAGTATTTTGAATACAAATATGTAAATCAAAACAAAGAAAAGATAGATTTAGGTTTAATAGGGAGAATGAAGGAATTTGAAGAAAAGTAA
- a CDS encoding SMI1/KNR4 family protein — MGIDSWLFVDEKLNDSKINEIEKSFGIKFPSDYRKCIINNNGGFPEPNIFDCDDGRIEVVFNNLISFTNKDLNIKMYEEFSSKKLFPFARDPFGNLICFDYRDNQLFPEVVFYDYDELDGSVTNTICKSFTDLLERLYSLNEI; from the coding sequence ATGGGAATAGATAGTTGGTTGTTTGTAGATGAAAAATTAAATGATAGTAAAATTAATGAAATTGAAAAATCGTTCGGTATTAAATTTCCATCTGATTACAGAAAATGTATAATAAATAATAATGGTGGCTTTCCAGAACCAAATATTTTTGATTGTGATGATGGAAGAATCGAAGTTGTATTTAATAATTTGATTAGTTTTACGAATAAAGATTTAAATATAAAAATGTATGAAGAATTTTCTTCGAAAAAACTGTTTCCATTTGCTAGAGATCCATTTGGAAATTTAATATGTTTTGATTATCGTGACAACCAACTATTTCCTGAAGTTGTTTTCTATGATTACGATGAATTAGATGGTTCAGTAACTAATACGATTTGTAAGTCGTTTACAGATTTGTTAGAGAGATTATATTCTTTAAACGAAATATAA
- a CDS encoding SMI1/KNR4 family protein, whose product MNIKYEYSYNNLSVTDIELFESEYDINLPSAYKSFLLFNNGGKPKNRRFKTSDGKITSSVMLFLPISKEEDLNLGLFFEKYNQSEILPSNLIPIGIDPADSLICLDIYGEDKIFFCDMDYFEEDNELKDEYILLVSKHFSDFINSLQET is encoded by the coding sequence GTGAATATTAAATATGAGTATTCGTATAATAATTTGAGTGTTACAGACATCGAACTATTTGAAAGTGAATACGATATCAATTTACCTTCTGCCTATAAATCATTTCTATTGTTTAATAATGGTGGTAAACCAAAAAATAGAAGGTTTAAAACCTCTGATGGAAAAATTACATCCTCTGTTATGTTGTTTCTTCCAATTTCTAAAGAAGAGGATTTGAATTTAGGGCTATTCTTTGAGAAATATAATCAAAGCGAAATTCTTCCTTCTAATCTTATACCAATTGGAATTGACCCTGCTGATAGTTTAATTTGTCTTGACATTTATGGAGAAGATAAAATTTTCTTTTGCGATATGGATTACTTTGAAGAAGATAATGAATTAAAGGATGAGTATATCCTATTAGTTTCGAAGCATTTCTCTGATTTTATTAATTCTTTACAAGAAACTTGA
- the larE gene encoding ATP-dependent sacrificial sulfur transferase LarE has product MLSDKYQRLQDILQEMESIVVAFSGGVDSTLLLKVAIDVLGKENVLAVTADSETYPSSELEEAKQLASLIGAHHQVIETSELAIPGYTQNDENRCYFCKNGLFEEVVPIMREKGFQNVVYGLIADDMGEHRPGVRAAIEHDVRGPLQEADLYKDEIRTLSKELNLPTWEKPSFACLSSRIAYGEEITQAKLTKVDKSEAYLKSLRIRQVRVRTHGDMARIEVEPQDMQLVMANHRSISKKLQSFGYQYVTIDLDGYKSGSMNKVLAESN; this is encoded by the coding sequence ATGTTGAGCGATAAATATCAAAGGTTACAAGACATTTTGCAAGAGATGGAAAGCATTGTCGTGGCGTTTTCTGGGGGAGTAGACAGTACCTTGTTGTTGAAAGTCGCAATTGATGTTCTAGGTAAGGAAAATGTACTCGCAGTTACAGCTGATTCAGAAACGTATCCGAGCAGTGAATTAGAGGAAGCGAAGCAGCTCGCCTCATTAATTGGTGCGCATCATCAGGTGATTGAGACGTCTGAGCTTGCGATTCCGGGTTATACCCAGAATGATGAAAACCGCTGTTACTTTTGTAAAAATGGTTTGTTTGAAGAGGTTGTTCCGATTATGCGGGAGAAAGGGTTCCAAAATGTCGTGTATGGCTTAATTGCCGATGATATGGGCGAGCACCGACCAGGAGTCCGCGCAGCAATCGAGCATGATGTTCGGGGGCCACTTCAAGAGGCGGATCTTTACAAAGATGAAATTCGAACGCTTTCAAAGGAATTAAATCTTCCTACATGGGAAAAGCCTTCCTTTGCTTGTTTATCTTCACGTATTGCGTATGGTGAAGAAATTACCCAGGCGAAGTTAACGAAGGTCGATAAGTCAGAGGCTTACTTAAAGAGTCTTCGTATTCGACAGGTTCGCGTTCGAACTCATGGTGATATGGCTCGGATTGAAGTTGAACCACAGGATATGCAGCTAGTAATGGCTAATCACAGAAGCATTTCAAAGAAACTACAATCGTTTGGCTATCAGTACGTGACCATCGATCTTGATGGGTATAAGAGTGGAAGCATGAACAAAGTTTTGGCAGAAAGCAATTAA
- a CDS encoding DNA/RNA non-specific endonuclease — protein MKPFENTDDDYYGKAQKLKMSYTGLFEGVWDGVEDLSSDLYDFGKGLVLGLYEIGKGIVTVAGDAGIVYTSHQLPDSVEPDFLKEAADKRVEGYRAAAMQAIKDPMGVVESISQSFSDTYEDEGIAYIAGNASTAFIPYVGMAGKSASLAKGAGKVPNSNLSKVAGSSKVDVAAIVKKHNAFEGIKRGMGEFVQDVKGGMQIAGNPNRVAVGANGIAGNTVGKVGDVAESGVASISRSGGPNRVVDDSIVRIKTEVERLDGGNDSKGTGNSITVNEVKEIDFGKHIIKGENGKKQLLPNTRYETNDNYKYTTDNLGRIITVDAPELVLKKANRNKYAQANVGGIDRLPDDDGGHLIGAQFNGPPDIDNLVPQNSQINRRGGVWYEMETEWAHALKEIPPKKVSVSIEPVYYHNSMRPDSFIVEYEIEGEFPVFREISNKSGG, from the coding sequence GTGAAGCCGTTTGAGAATACCGATGACGACTATTATGGGAAAGCTCAAAAACTAAAAATGTCCTACACCGGTCTGTTTGAAGGCGTTTGGGACGGTGTGGAAGACCTCTCCTCCGACCTCTATGACTTTGGAAAAGGGCTCGTTCTCGGTTTATATGAAATCGGCAAAGGTATCGTCACAGTTGCCGGTGACGCAGGGATCGTGTACACCTCCCATCAACTTCCCGATTCCGTAGAACCCGATTTTCTTAAGGAAGCAGCGGATAAACGAGTCGAAGGCTATAGAGCCGCCGCTATGCAGGCGATTAAAGATCCAATGGGCGTCGTTGAATCGATCTCACAATCCTTCTCCGATACCTATGAAGACGAAGGGATTGCCTATATCGCAGGGAATGCCTCCACAGCCTTTATCCCGTATGTCGGCATGGCAGGTAAATCAGCCAGCCTCGCCAAAGGCGCTGGAAAGGTCCCGAACTCAAACCTGAGCAAGGTAGCTGGAAGCAGCAAAGTAGACGTCGCAGCCATCGTGAAAAAGCATAACGCCTTTGAAGGAATCAAGCGTGGCATGGGAGAATTTGTCCAAGACGTTAAAGGTGGCATGCAGATTGCGGGGAATCCGAATAGGGTGGCTGTTGGGGCGAATGGCATTGCGGGGAATACGGTTGGGAAAGTCGGGGATGTAGCTGAGAGTGGCGTTGCATCGATTTCTAGGAGTGGCGGTCCTAATCGTGTGGTGGATGATTCGATAGTTAGGATTAAGACTGAGGTTGAGCGGTTAGATGGTGGGAATGATAGTAAGGGTACGGGTAATAGTATTACAGTCAACGAAGTTAAAGAAATTGATTTTGGAAAGCACATAATAAAAGGTGAAAATGGTAAGAAACAATTACTTCCAAATACTAGGTATGAAACCAATGATAACTACAAATATACTACCGATAATTTGGGCCGTATTATAACTGTTGATGCTCCCGAACTTGTATTGAAAAAGGCTAATAGGAATAAATATGCTCAGGCAAATGTAGGAGGAATAGACAGGTTGCCTGATGATGATGGTGGCCATTTAATAGGAGCGCAATTTAACGGCCCTCCTGATATTGATAATCTTGTACCACAAAATAGCCAAATTAATAGGAGGGGGGGAGTCTGGTACGAAATGGAGACTGAGTGGGCCCATGCATTAAAAGAAATACCTCCCAAAAAAGTCTCTGTTAGTATTGAACCTGTCTATTATCATAATTCAATGCGACCGGATTCCTTTATTGTCGAATATGAAATTGAAGGCGAATTTCCAGTATTTCGCGAGATTTCAAATAAATCAGGAGGATGA
- a CDS encoding serine hydrolase — protein MKLLLFIIVGVLILIIVTPILMLKVVKKKNASKTKEDLLTYIEYHPDACSLTLLENESVLLTFNEEKEMPLASTVKFIYLLTFIDGVREKNVMLDEKVQVDYLDALYFENTDGGAHPRWKKEHDIGEEVTLFQIAQGMMQFSSNACTDFLFHKLGSDKINQSLTKYQLDPHSPIYAISSAMLIPAYLKVEHGWKKRQIAQETKEMDQIEFESLANTMLHYVLDGSAEKYLKELSTINDMTIQRVLMDKLPSSTTEQYANLMMRIGESDDLSDDDKDLMDRILGGASEIGKRRWFKGGSTAYTLTSALYNKDDNGSISLSVFVQDEKRYELLWIRNVFHDFLKAIVEDTEFRQKTIDRLGGTKSVEGRVN, from the coding sequence ATGAAACTACTATTATTTATTATTGTCGGGGTTCTGATTCTCATAATTGTCACCCCGATCCTCATGCTGAAAGTTGTAAAAAAGAAAAACGCATCCAAAACTAAGGAAGACCTCCTTACCTATATCGAGTATCATCCAGACGCATGCTCATTGACCTTATTAGAAAATGAAAGCGTGCTCCTTACTTTCAATGAAGAAAAAGAAATGCCGCTCGCAAGTACAGTTAAGTTCATTTACCTTCTCACTTTTATTGACGGGGTGAGGGAGAAAAATGTGATGCTTGATGAGAAGGTTCAGGTAGACTACCTTGACGCCCTTTATTTCGAAAATACAGATGGTGGTGCACATCCAAGGTGGAAGAAGGAACATGATATAGGAGAGGAAGTTACCCTTTTTCAAATTGCACAGGGAATGATGCAGTTTAGTTCAAATGCATGCACAGACTTTCTCTTTCACAAACTAGGTTCTGATAAAATCAACCAATCTCTCACGAAATACCAGCTGGACCCTCATTCTCCCATTTACGCGATTAGTTCTGCTATGCTGATTCCTGCTTATTTAAAGGTTGAGCATGGCTGGAAGAAAAGACAAATTGCACAGGAAACAAAAGAGATGGATCAGATTGAATTCGAGAGCTTGGCTAATACGATGTTACATTACGTATTAGACGGAAGTGCTGAAAAATATCTTAAGGAATTATCGACCATCAACGACATGACGATTCAGCGCGTATTGATGGATAAATTGCCTTCTTCGACAACTGAACAATATGCGAACCTCATGATGCGGATTGGTGAATCAGATGATCTATCGGACGATGACAAGGATTTAATGGATCGTATCCTAGGTGGAGCGAGTGAGATCGGAAAGCGCAGATGGTTCAAGGGTGGATCAACAGCGTATACGCTTACTTCAGCGTTGTACAATAAGGACGATAATGGATCGATCTCTCTTTCTGTATTTGTTCAGGATGAAAAGCGATATGAATTGTTATGGATTCGGAATGTTTTTCATGATTTTTTGAAGGCGATAGTGGAAGATACTGAGTTTAGGCAGAAAACGATTGATCGATTAGGGGGTACGAAATCAGTGGAGGGAAGGGTTAATTAA
- a CDS encoding HNH endonuclease, whose protein sequence is MKRDLKINYGILDGIIEQLHKYKHALNTMESSLAKINEYVKPNQGKSIDAWVFTIEESEDYIRAYHEQIQNLLTLFESYVSDTNAYITPLARQAMMQVDRNDIWFNLQQIERGVSGNVGKASRVASRVPYNTFSFFDDPTESEIEKSRSNEANLNQIRREINRSENVLQQKMDDLWGIYNTKVKPFENTDDDYYGKAQKLKMSYTGLFEGVWDGVEDLSSDIYGFGKGLVLGLYEIGKGIVTVAGDAGIVYTSHQLPDSVEPDFLKEAADKRVEGYKASAMQAIKDPMGVVESISQSFSDTYEDEGIAYLAGNASTAFIPYVGMAGKSANLSKLAGKIPNSNPSKVAGSSKVDVAAIVKKHNAFEGMKRGMGEFVQDVKGGMQVAGNPNRVAVGANGVAGNAVGKVGDVAESGVASVSRSGGPNHVVDDSIMRIKTEVERVDGGKESPPNKSINKQTYEKEMVKALKEQPLYNRKPNKPRNFTSKIRNEDGSTTYTFTSTKNGEEYAVTYDKTGFPIFNSKYEVTLEEKFYLETDAVQFNYASKQLYKEINRNPELANQFNSQEINILEAGRVPQNLTWHHHQIPGKMQIVDYFEHQSASHTGGRAIWGGGEAGRRGEIKKKILERIKWE, encoded by the coding sequence ATGAAGCGGGATCTCAAGATTAATTATGGTATACTGGATGGCATCATAGAACAGCTACATAAGTACAAACATGCCCTCAATACGATGGAGTCGTCTCTGGCTAAAATTAATGAATACGTGAAGCCAAACCAGGGGAAAAGCATTGATGCCTGGGTGTTCACGATCGAAGAATCAGAGGATTATATCCGAGCGTATCATGAACAAATCCAGAATCTCCTGACCTTATTTGAATCCTATGTGTCTGATACAAATGCCTACATCACTCCATTAGCGAGACAAGCGATGATGCAAGTGGATCGAAATGATATCTGGTTCAATCTGCAGCAAATAGAACGTGGGGTTTCAGGGAATGTCGGAAAAGCATCGCGCGTCGCAAGCCGAGTACCCTACAACACCTTCTCGTTCTTTGATGATCCAACCGAAAGTGAAATCGAAAAAAGCCGAAGCAATGAAGCCAACCTGAATCAAATTCGTCGTGAAATCAATCGGTCCGAAAACGTCCTTCAGCAAAAAATGGACGACCTGTGGGGCATTTATAATACAAAAGTGAAGCCGTTTGAGAATACCGATGACGACTATTATGGGAAAGCTCAAAAGCTAAAAATGTCCTACACGGGTCTGTTTGAAGGCGTTTGGGACGGTGTTGAAGACCTCTCCTCCGACATTTATGGCTTTGGAAAAGGACTCGTTCTCGGTTTATATGAAATCGGCAAAGGTATCGTCACAGTTGCCGGTGACGCAGGGATCGTGTACACCTCTCATCAACTTCCTGACTCCGTGGAACCCGATTTTCTAAAGGAAGCAGCGGATAAACGAGTCGAAGGCTACAAAGCCTCCGCCATGCAGGCGATCAAAGATCCAATGGGCGTCGTTGAATCAATCTCACAATCCTTCTCCGATACCTATGAAGACGAAGGGATTGCCTATCTTGCAGGAAATGCCTCCACAGCCTTTATCCCGTATGTCGGCATGGCTGGTAAATCAGCCAACCTCTCCAAACTTGCTGGAAAGATCCCGAACTCCAACCCGAGCAAGGTAGCTGGAAGCAGCAAAGTAGACGTCGCGGCCATCGTGAAAAAGCATAACGCCTTTGAAGGAATGAAGCGCGGCATGGGAGAATTTGTCCAAGACGTTAAAGGTGGCATGCAGGTTGCGGGGAATCCGAATAGGGTGGCTGTTGGGGCGAATGGAGTTGCTGGGAATGCGGTTGGGAAAGTCGGGGATGTAGCGGAGAGTGGAGTCGCTTCGGTTTCTAGGAGTGGCGGTCCGAATCATGTGGTAGATGATTCGATCATGCGGATTAAGACTGAGGTTGAGCGGGTAGATGGTGGTAAGGAAAGTCCGCCTAATAAATCTATAAATAAACAGACATATGAAAAAGAAATGGTAAAAGCTTTAAAAGAACAACCACTCTATAACAGGAAGCCAAACAAACCAAGAAACTTTACAAGTAAAATTCGAAATGAGGATGGGAGCACAACTTATACTTTTACTTCTACAAAAAATGGTGAAGAATATGCTGTGACTTACGATAAAACAGGTTTTCCTATTTTTAATTCGAAATATGAAGTTACCTTAGAAGAAAAATTTTACTTAGAGACAGATGCAGTTCAATTTAATTATGCATCTAAGCAACTTTACAAAGAAATTAATAGGAATCCGGAATTAGCAAATCAGTTTAATAGTCAAGAAATAAATATACTAGAAGCTGGGAGAGTGCCACAAAATTTAACGTGGCATCATCATCAAATACCAGGCAAAATGCAAATTGTGGATTACTTTGAACACCAGTCAGCAAGTCATACTGGAGGAAGAGCTATTTGGGGTGGCGGTGAGGCTGGTCGAAGAGGAGAAATTAAAAAGAAGATTTTGGAGAGGATTAAATGGGAATAG